Proteins encoded by one window of Streptomyces sp. LX-29:
- a CDS encoding transglycosylase family protein: protein MLHGKGKHRRPSKVTRIATLAGVAGAAVAVPLMGATAANAATTEQWDQVAQCESGGNWSINTGNGYYGGLQFSASTWAAYGGTQYAPTADKASKSQQIEIAQKVLAGQGKGAWPKCGVNLTSGGSQGSGSGGSQAHTPSQSQSHTQSQSQAQSRPQTHQQSQPQARPTAQPQPERTTQAPKANRSQERQAQPQQSAPRHAAPKTIQKGDGEYQVRAGDTLSTIAAAQHVDGGWQKLYELNDDIVGDADLIYPGQMLDLR from the coding sequence ATGCTTCATGGCAAGGGCAAGCATCGTCGTCCCTCCAAGGTCACCCGCATCGCCACCCTCGCCGGTGTCGCCGGCGCCGCGGTCGCCGTCCCGCTGATGGGCGCCACCGCCGCCAACGCGGCCACCACCGAGCAGTGGGACCAGGTCGCGCAGTGCGAGTCCGGGGGCAACTGGTCCATCAACACCGGCAACGGCTACTACGGCGGCCTCCAGTTCTCGGCCTCCACCTGGGCCGCCTACGGCGGCACGCAGTACGCGCCCACCGCCGACAAGGCCAGCAAGTCCCAGCAGATCGAGATCGCCCAGAAGGTGCTGGCCGGGCAGGGCAAGGGCGCCTGGCCCAAGTGCGGCGTCAACCTGACCAGCGGCGGCAGCCAGGGCTCCGGCTCGGGCGGCTCCCAGGCGCACACCCCGTCGCAGAGCCAGAGCCACACCCAGTCGCAGTCGCAGGCCCAGTCCCGGCCGCAGACGCACCAGCAGTCCCAGCCGCAGGCCCGGCCCACCGCCCAGCCGCAGCCCGAGCGCACCACCCAGGCCCCGAAGGCCAACCGCTCCCAGGAGCGCCAGGCCCAGCCGCAGCAGTCCGCGCCGCGCCACGCCGCCCCCAAGACCATCCAGAAGGGCGACGGCGAGTACCAGGTCAGGGCGGGCGACACGCTGTCCACCATCGCCGCCGCGCAGCACGTCGACGGCGGCTGGCAGAAGCTCTACGAGCTGAACGACGACATCGTCGGCGACGCGGACCTCATCTACCCGGGTCAGATGCTCGACCTGCGCTAA